In bacterium, a single window of DNA contains:
- a CDS encoding PIG-L family deacetylase, which yields MNALVIAPHPDDEVLGAGGTIAKLADTGNEIDVVVVTKACPPDFDENDLIRGRNEALKAHNILQVRNTYFLDFPAASLDMTPHREINSALSEIINKLEPDLVFVPFPGDIHMDHQRAFLSAIVSVRPRGKYSPRSVYAYETLSETNWGAPYLMPGFIPNVFFDISSHMEKKIEAAQAFVSQIKPFPDERSIKGIRALAALRGSTVNRTAAEAFVLIRQLH from the coding sequence ATGAACGCACTGGTTATTGCACCTCACCCGGATGATGAAGTCCTTGGAGCAGGCGGCACGATTGCAAAGCTAGCCGATACGGGAAACGAGATCGACGTGGTGGTAGTTACGAAAGCCTGTCCGCCTGATTTTGATGAAAATGATCTCATCAGAGGTCGTAACGAGGCTCTAAAAGCACACAATATACTCCAAGTAAGAAATACATATTTCCTGGACTTTCCGGCGGCATCGCTCGACATGACGCCGCATCGTGAAATAAACTCAGCCCTGTCGGAGATCATAAATAAACTGGAACCGGATTTGGTCTTTGTGCCGTTTCCAGGGGATATACATATGGACCATCAGAGAGCCTTTCTGTCCGCGATTGTGTCTGTAAGACCAAGAGGAAAGTATTCTCCCAGGTCGGTGTACGCTTATGAAACACTCTCTGAAACAAATTGGGGAGCCCCTTATCTGATGCCCGGATTCATACCAAATGTCTTCTTTGACATATCAAGTCATATGGAGAAAAAAATCGAGGCAGCCCAAGCATTTGTATCACAGATTAAGCCTTTTCCAGATGAACGCTCTATCAAAGGCATCCGTGCACTGGCTGCGCTCCGTGGCAGCACGGTAAATCGCACTGCAGCAGAGGCGTTTGTATTGATCCGCCAATTGCATTGA
- a CDS encoding HAD-IA family hydrolase produces MIKSVGFDLDNTLCDQTVHILSFLRDAAKWLSCETGFSDARIYHVFKDILIRRTPAYKHLFDDALDALNIPKGRYVNELIDKYHCHRGGIELYPGTRQILECLYKTKQLFLITDGHSGMQRMKVEQLAISQYFAVQIFTGGFDKSWTKPSVLAYESAASKIGVKTADCIFVGDNPCRDFDGAHRIGMKTIRVLTGPYAKLSSIELNLADYTIETLSELNNTLQLITR; encoded by the coding sequence ATGATCAAATCCGTTGGTTTCGATCTTGACAACACACTCTGCGACCAAACCGTGCACATTCTTTCATTTCTCAGAGACGCCGCGAAATGGCTTTCTTGCGAAACCGGGTTTTCCGATGCCCGGATATATCATGTTTTCAAGGACATTCTGATTCGCCGAACACCGGCATATAAACATCTATTTGATGATGCTTTGGACGCACTAAATATTCCCAAAGGCCGATACGTCAATGAGCTGATCGACAAATATCACTGTCATCGCGGCGGCATAGAGTTGTATCCCGGCACACGGCAGATACTGGAATGTCTTTACAAGACAAAGCAACTGTTTCTGATCACTGACGGACACAGCGGCATGCAACGAATGAAAGTCGAACAATTGGCAATCTCGCAATATTTCGCGGTGCAAATTTTCACTGGTGGCTTTGACAAGAGTTGGACCAAGCCCAGTGTGCTGGCATATGAAAGCGCTGCATCAAAGATCGGTGTGAAGACTGCTGATTGTATTTTTGTGGGAGACAATCCTTGCAGAGATTTTGACGGCGCACACAGAATCGGTATGAAGACGATCAGGGTGCTCACCGGCCCATATGCCAAACTGAGTTCGATTGAGCTGAACCTGGCTGATTATACGATAGAAACGCTCTCTGAGCTGAATAATACGTTGCAGCTTATCACTCGATAA
- a CDS encoding ATP-grasp domain-containing protein translates to MRPRHMYDATILRTAAGSACSVSQYQCFHELGLRVVAADCDPLSVGLHFADAAYTVPRADDPTYVDLLLEICANERVDIFIPALDEELVNIAENSMRFTRQGTKVIISSVETLEICTDKLATYSFFVENGIPTVPTLSCKELDKSSLADGPYIVKPRRGRGSTNVFLARNRDEVMFFCSYIGDAVVQPRISGTEYTIDVVADYAHEPVIIAPRIRIATDSGISSKAMTCWNEEVVDWTKTIVRKLKLIGGANIQCFICDDGDLLFTEVNARPAGTAILSQCAGVPYVEAIICIALNKPMPSHICPVDERIMLRYWQEAYLTKAEAAALGWTVR, encoded by the coding sequence ATGAGGCCACGCCATATGTATGACGCGACCATATTAAGAACGGCGGCAGGCTCCGCATGCAGTGTCTCTCAATATCAGTGTTTTCACGAATTGGGGCTGCGCGTGGTGGCGGCGGACTGCGACCCGTTGTCGGTCGGGCTGCATTTCGCGGATGCGGCGTATACGGTCCCGCGTGCCGACGATCCGACATACGTGGACTTGCTGCTCGAAATATGTGCAAATGAGCGAGTGGACATATTCATTCCGGCACTGGACGAAGAACTGGTGAATATTGCCGAGAACTCCATGCGATTTACCCGGCAAGGGACGAAGGTGATTATTTCTTCCGTCGAGACACTCGAAATTTGCACTGATAAGCTTGCCACCTACTCGTTTTTCGTGGAAAACGGAATTCCGACCGTCCCTACCCTATCATGCAAAGAGTTGGACAAATCCTCTCTCGCCGACGGTCCATACATTGTGAAACCGAGGCGGGGGCGAGGCAGCACGAATGTGTTCCTCGCAAGAAACAGAGATGAGGTGATGTTCTTTTGCTCATATATCGGTGATGCCGTCGTTCAACCGAGGATATCCGGCACTGAGTATACCATCGATGTGGTAGCCGACTATGCTCACGAACCGGTGATAATTGCCCCGCGCATACGGATTGCTACGGATTCGGGCATCTCCAGCAAGGCCATGACCTGTTGGAACGAAGAGGTTGTTGACTGGACGAAGACAATCGTGCGTAAGCTGAAATTGATAGGCGGAGCTAATATACAGTGCTTTATCTGCGATGACGGCGATCTCCTGTTCACCGAGGTGAACGCGCGGCCTGCTGGAACGGCCATCCTCTCGCAATGCGCTGGGGTGCCGTATGTCGAAGCAATCATATGCATTGCTCTTAATAAACCAATGCCGAGCCATATCTGCCCGGTTGATGAGAGGATAATGCTGCGCTATTGGCAAGAAGCATACCTTACAAAAGCAGAAGCGGCAGCGCTTGGGTGGACCGTGAGATGA
- a CDS encoding glycosyltransferase family 4 protein — MAKKSGKIKLVYMTTVPMTLTLVRGQPGYMRSCGIEVHVLSSSGEMLENIAHEEHVHAHKVDMLRGISPLRDLISLMTVCREFRRIRPHIVHSNTAKGGFLGMLAAWITGVPVRIYHVHGQRFVTMSGAGRVIVKFTEKIACRLAHRVLCVSRSIMDLTIDEGICPPHKIKVLHCGSVNGIDSADVFNPVLYKKTRAGIRAKYDIPHEAVVIGFVGRIVRDKGIAELVDALELLRRQYSNVHLLIVGDFEDGDSVDDRTRRIMHSDPNIHLAGFVRDTPPFYAAMDIFTLPSYREGLGMSALEASAMELPVVATRITGCVDAVVDGITGCLVPPKDSDTLAQAIKAYIDNPNLRREHGRAGRQRVSRDYCRGKIWDATLREYARLLDNKNYPLPQPCNEVMHDEATPYV, encoded by the coding sequence ATGGCAAAAAAATCCGGCAAAATAAAACTGGTTTATATGACCACAGTGCCTATGACGCTCACGCTTGTCAGGGGGCAACCGGGTTACATGAGGTCATGCGGGATTGAGGTTCATGTGCTCTCATCGTCAGGAGAGATGTTGGAGAATATTGCGCATGAGGAACATGTGCATGCCCACAAAGTGGACATGCTTCGAGGCATCTCGCCATTGCGCGATCTAATCTCGCTGATGACTGTGTGCAGAGAGTTTCGGCGCATACGCCCGCACATAGTCCATTCCAATACAGCCAAAGGCGGCTTTCTAGGCATGCTGGCCGCTTGGATCACTGGAGTGCCCGTCCGAATATACCACGTCCATGGGCAGCGTTTCGTCACGATGTCGGGAGCCGGGAGAGTTATCGTGAAATTCACCGAAAAGATCGCATGTAGACTTGCTCACCGGGTGCTGTGTGTCAGCCGTTCGATAATGGACTTGACGATCGATGAAGGGATATGTCCGCCGCACAAGATCAAAGTCCTGCACTGCGGCAGCGTCAACGGCATCGATTCCGCAGATGTTTTCAATCCGGTTTTGTATAAAAAAACGCGCGCAGGCATTAGGGCGAAATACGATATTCCACATGAAGCGGTAGTGATAGGGTTTGTGGGACGCATAGTCCGGGATAAGGGCATTGCGGAACTAGTCGATGCTCTGGAGTTATTGCGCAGGCAATACTCAAATGTGCACCTGTTGATTGTCGGCGACTTTGAAGACGGAGACAGCGTCGATGACCGGACCCGGCGGATAATGCATTCCGACCCGAATATTCACCTTGCCGGATTTGTGCGGGACACACCTCCATTTTATGCGGCCATGGACATATTTACTCTTCCATCATATAGGGAAGGACTCGGCATGTCCGCACTGGAAGCCTCGGCCATGGAACTGCCTGTAGTAGCGACCAGAATAACAGGGTGTGTGGATGCTGTCGTGGACGGCATCACGGGGTGTCTGGTGCCTCCGAAGGACTCAGACACGCTTGCACAGGCAATTAAAGCCTACATCGACAATCCAAACTTAAGAAGAGAGCATGGCAGAGCCGGACGGCAACGAGTGTCGCGCGACTATTGTCGGGGAAAAATTTGGGACGCAACACTTCGCGAGTATGCTCGTTTACTCGACAACAAGAACTACCCATTACCACAGCCATGTAATGAGGTGATGCACGATGAGGCCACGCCATATGTATGA
- a CDS encoding glycosyltransferase family 2 protein: MPVVSVVMPVYNTQKYLEEALDSILAQSFDDFELIAVDDGSTDGSTAILDRYSQKDSRMHVLHQDNSGISAARNNGMRHARGNYIAVMDSDDICLPDRLSRQVALMEKHPEVGLCGTRCSFFGSDGEYAGVVPPVDPDCVKSLLLLVPTLSNTSVMMRRDLMISNNLFYDESLVAAEDYDMSRRFSQYCKITNLPDILMRIRVHNTSTTQQIKDQNDRCLSAVHKRVLSELGIQASKEELEMHLSVSTGTYCMARSREYIACVENWFCKLTQANAITHVYEPSALAKVLFERWSLACLLSREPVWWKIARVRKSKIYMGYGTFLRYCLSLGAKRTFRILKRHATGRLKKRWS; encoded by the coding sequence GTGCCAGTTGTAAGCGTCGTGATGCCTGTATACAACACACAGAAGTATCTTGAAGAAGCGCTCGACAGCATTCTTGCCCAGTCATTCGACGACTTCGAGCTGATCGCTGTCGATGACGGATCAACGGATGGCAGCACCGCAATACTTGATCGCTACAGTCAGAAGGACTCTCGCATGCATGTTCTGCATCAAGACAACAGCGGCATTTCCGCAGCACGCAACAACGGCATGCGGCATGCTCGAGGCAATTACATAGCTGTTATGGACAGTGACGATATCTGCCTGCCGGATCGGCTTTCAAGGCAGGTCGCGCTTATGGAAAAGCATCCTGAGGTTGGGTTGTGCGGCACGAGATGTTCATTTTTTGGCAGTGATGGTGAATATGCAGGAGTCGTGCCACCGGTCGACCCGGACTGTGTGAAAAGTCTGCTGCTGCTTGTGCCGACTCTGTCCAATACGTCTGTTATGATGCGCCGCGATCTAATGATCAGTAATAATCTGTTCTATGACGAGTCTCTGGTCGCCGCAGAGGATTATGACATGTCAAGACGTTTTTCTCAGTATTGCAAGATCACGAACCTGCCGGATATTCTGATGAGAATCAGAGTCCACAATACTTCCACCACTCAGCAAATAAAAGACCAAAATGACAGATGTTTGTCTGCCGTCCACAAAAGAGTGCTATCCGAGTTGGGTATACAGGCATCAAAAGAGGAGTTGGAGATGCATCTGTCGGTAAGCACCGGCACGTATTGTATGGCAAGGTCGAGGGAGTATATTGCATGCGTCGAGAATTGGTTCTGCAAATTGACTCAGGCGAACGCAATTACGCACGTCTATGAGCCGTCCGCTCTTGCAAAGGTGCTCTTCGAGAGATGGTCACTTGCATGTCTTCTCTCTCGCGAGCCGGTATGGTGGAAAATAGCAAGAGTGCGAAAGTCCAAGATTTATATGGGGTATGGCACGTTCCTGAGATACTGCCTGTCGCTCGGCGCAAAGCGAACGTTCAGAATTTTGAAGCGTCATGCAACGGGTCGCCTAAAAAAACGATGGTCGTAA
- a CDS encoding sugar transferase, whose amino-acid sequence MRLKRTVDLTVSITLLILFSLVMLITAVIILCFMGRPIMFCQQRTGLRSRLFVIYKFRTMINADDMHISDAQRLTRLGKLLRSTSLDELPQLLNVFKGDMSLVGPRPLLPEYLDRYTPRQARRHNVPPGMTGWAQVNGRNKLSWQQRFDLDIWYVDHQSLWLDMRILLTTIIKVLKRDGICSDGEATTSPFAGNYLGK is encoded by the coding sequence ATGAGACTAAAACGCACAGTCGATCTGACAGTTTCCATTACTCTCTTGATACTGTTCTCACTCGTGATGCTTATTACGGCAGTGATCATACTCTGCTTTATGGGTCGACCCATCATGTTTTGCCAGCAGCGTACCGGGCTGCGCAGCAGATTGTTCGTAATATATAAATTTCGCACGATGATAAATGCCGACGATATGCATATCTCTGATGCGCAGCGCCTGACTCGTCTAGGCAAACTTCTGCGCTCCACAAGCCTTGATGAACTGCCGCAGCTGCTTAACGTGTTCAAAGGTGACATGAGCCTGGTCGGCCCGCGCCCGCTGCTGCCGGAATATCTGGACCGGTACACACCTCGGCAGGCTAGGCGACACAACGTGCCGCCGGGAATGACCGGCTGGGCGCAGGTAAACGGACGCAACAAGCTGTCATGGCAGCAACGGTTCGATCTCGACATCTGGTATGTCGATCATCAGTCGCTGTGGCTGGACATGCGCATTCTGCTGACCACAATAATCAAAGTGCTCAAACGTGACGGGATTTGCTCTGATGGTGAAGCGACCACAAGTCCGTTCGCAGGCAATTATTTGGGTAAATAA
- a CDS encoding glycosyltransferase family 10: MRTYLMSSSTLCWRLRDSLADYGVELHTVDDHDIRTADKILFFDLDHKLLQRCLDSGIDSDRLVLLLFEPEAVRPDQYDPHIWQHFGKVITWRDDLVDNIRFFKLRWPQGQSLRDNSPNYDDRKLATMINANKFSYIESEGYSYRRKAIKSFDACSEFDLYGVGWNNPALQARNATAAFVRSVRRSEYSVPNRIMRKTACKYARDVVSSWLPFRSFAGSPTDKHETLARYKFCLCYENQLNRPGYITEKIFDCFFCGTVPIYLGATNIDEYIPRSSYVQMSEMPDFPALLECMRSIGPRQFRSIQEAGRQFITSGAFQAWTPKRVYDEIASGLMAKAHAVRRVT; this comes from the coding sequence ATGCGCACATATCTGATGAGCTCGAGCACACTATGCTGGCGATTGCGTGATTCATTGGCCGATTACGGCGTGGAGTTGCACACGGTCGATGACCACGATATACGAACCGCAGACAAAATTCTTTTTTTTGATCTGGATCACAAACTGCTGCAGCGTTGCCTTGACTCGGGTATTGATTCCGACCGATTGGTTCTGCTGCTTTTTGAGCCGGAGGCAGTTCGTCCGGACCAGTACGATCCACACATCTGGCAGCATTTCGGAAAGGTCATCACATGGCGTGACGATCTGGTCGACAATATACGTTTTTTCAAGCTCAGGTGGCCGCAGGGACAGAGCCTGAGAGACAATTCACCGAATTATGATGACCGAAAACTCGCCACAATGATAAACGCCAACAAATTCAGCTATATTGAGTCGGAAGGCTATTCATATCGGCGCAAAGCGATAAAATCTTTCGATGCCTGTAGTGAATTCGACCTCTACGGAGTTGGTTGGAACAACCCTGCGCTCCAGGCAAGAAATGCAACTGCTGCGTTTGTCCGGTCGGTCCGCCGTTCGGAATATTCAGTCCCAAACCGGATAATGCGCAAAACGGCTTGCAAATATGCCAGAGACGTAGTGAGCTCATGGCTGCCGTTTAGATCATTTGCCGGTTCGCCGACCGACAAGCACGAAACATTGGCGCGATATAAGTTCTGCCTCTGCTATGAAAACCAGCTTAACAGACCCGGCTACATCACCGAGAAGATATTCGACTGCTTCTTTTGTGGCACAGTGCCCATCTACCTGGGCGCAACCAATATCGACGAATATATTCCGCGCAGCAGCTATGTACAAATGAGCGAAATGCCGGACTTTCCGGCACTGCTGGAGTGCATGCGCTCGATAGGACCGCGTCAGTTCCGTTCGATCCAGGAGGCTGGCCGTCAATTCATCACCAGCGGAGCGTTTCAAGCATGGACTCCAAAGCGCGTATATGACGAGATCGCGAGCGGACTTATGGCCAAAGCGCATGCGGTTCGGAGGGTCACATGA
- a CDS encoding glycosyltransferase family 10 — MPIFLMNTNQLCIELRNSLARHGTDLRLVDNGDLKTADKVIFFNLDNKLLRHCLDAGLTPERLALLLYEPDVIQPDQYDSRVWKCFGQIFTWRDDLVDNSRFFKLRWPQMTRPVRTLPGFEDRKLLAMINTNKYGYIDGEGYSYRRKAIRFFDGCGRFDLYGHGWNNLAWPIIHATAAAVRSVKLPRPLPAKCMLPGNIAAAYIKDIAQGLSPFVSYAGTVSDKDETLAKYRFCLCIENQLNYPGYVTEKLFDCFFSGTVPVYLGAANVEEYVPRDCFISMSNTKDFSTLLDILQSMGPAEFGKYQQAGRNFVTADAFHEWTHEGVYESVADRLMSM, encoded by the coding sequence ATGCCGATTTTTCTCATGAACACGAACCAGCTGTGCATCGAACTGCGCAATTCGCTGGCCAGACACGGCACTGATCTGCGCCTGGTAGATAATGGTGATCTCAAAACCGCCGACAAGGTCATCTTTTTCAACCTGGACAACAAACTGTTGAGGCACTGTCTGGATGCAGGCCTTACGCCTGAGCGTCTGGCGCTGCTGCTCTACGAGCCGGATGTCATCCAGCCCGACCAGTATGATTCGCGTGTATGGAAATGTTTCGGCCAAATTTTCACATGGCGGGACGACCTTGTCGATAACAGCCGTTTTTTCAAGCTAAGGTGGCCACAGATGACCAGGCCAGTCCGCACGCTGCCGGGGTTTGAGGACCGAAAGCTCCTTGCCATGATAAACACAAATAAGTACGGCTATATCGACGGAGAGGGCTACTCATATCGGCGCAAAGCGATACGGTTTTTTGACGGGTGCGGTCGGTTCGATCTTTACGGGCACGGCTGGAACAATCTCGCCTGGCCTATCATACATGCAACCGCGGCAGCGGTTCGATCAGTCAAACTGCCCCGGCCATTGCCGGCGAAGTGTATGCTGCCGGGCAATATCGCCGCGGCTTACATAAAAGATATCGCACAGGGTCTGTCTCCATTTGTCTCCTATGCAGGCACTGTGAGTGATAAGGATGAGACACTGGCAAAATACAGGTTCTGCCTGTGCATCGAGAATCAGTTGAACTATCCCGGCTATGTCACCGAAAAGCTCTTCGACTGTTTTTTCAGCGGTACGGTGCCTGTTTATCTGGGTGCGGCGAACGTCGAGGAGTATGTACCGCGTGACTGCTTTATATCGATGAGCAACACAAAGGACTTTTCGACTCTGCTGGATATATTGCAATCCATGGGACCGGCTGAATTTGGTAAATATCAACAGGCGGGTCGTAATTTTGTGACTGCGGATGCTTTCCATGAATGGACGCATGAGGGCGTTTACGAATCCGTGGCCGACAGACTTATGAGCATGTGA
- a CDS encoding glycosyltransferase family 10 — protein sequence MAVIYYMHPNPSRQLQDSLARRGVYLKCVDRNNIQCAEKIIFFDLDRTLLRQCLDAGMNPDRLVLFLYEPDAVFPYQYDERVWRHFGQIFTWRDDLVDNVRFFKYKWPLRRRIKSPLPDFHERKLVAMINANKYSFVHGEGYSYRRKAIRFFDTCGEFDLYGLGWNDSACLMNRGNFVTAVRSRKLITFIKNLLELRSYKSYLGPVADKDETLSHYRFCLCFENQLNRLGYITEKIFDCFVSGAIPVYMGATNVDEYIPRDCFIAMNEMKSFEYLLEYMQSMRYEQFRAFQQAGQEFIMSGAFHQWTHEGVYEDVADKLMCGRCAQIKSGA from the coding sequence ATGGCGGTGATATATTACATGCACCCAAACCCAAGTCGGCAGCTGCAGGACTCGCTCGCACGGCGAGGTGTATATCTGAAGTGCGTCGATCGAAACAATATCCAATGTGCGGAGAAGATCATCTTTTTCGACCTGGATCGCACACTGCTGCGTCAGTGCCTTGACGCTGGTATGAATCCCGACCGATTGGTGCTTTTTTTATATGAGCCGGATGCCGTGTTTCCATATCAGTATGATGAGCGAGTATGGCGCCACTTCGGACAAATATTTACCTGGCGCGACGATCTGGTGGACAATGTCCGCTTCTTCAAATACAAGTGGCCGCTGCGCCGCAGGATCAAGTCTCCTCTGCCGGACTTCCATGAGCGCAAACTCGTTGCGATGATAAACGCCAACAAATACAGCTTTGTCCACGGTGAGGGCTATTCCTACAGGCGCAAGGCAATAAGGTTTTTCGATACATGCGGCGAGTTCGACCTCTACGGGCTTGGTTGGAACGACTCTGCCTGCTTGATGAACCGGGGAAATTTCGTCACTGCCGTCCGGTCGAGGAAACTCATTACGTTCATCAAAAATCTGCTCGAGCTGCGCTCATACAAGTCATATCTCGGACCGGTCGCCGATAAGGATGAGACACTTTCGCACTACAGGTTCTGTCTGTGCTTTGAAAACCAGTTGAACCGCCTGGGTTATATAACCGAAAAAATATTTGACTGCTTCGTCAGCGGCGCCATACCCGTCTATATGGGCGCAACCAATGTCGATGAATATATCCCGCGTGATTGCTTCATAGCGATGAATGAGATGAAGAGTTTTGAGTATCTACTCGAATATATGCAATCCATGAGATATGAGCAGTTCCGGGCTTTTCAGCAGGCCGGCCAGGAGTTTATTATGAGCGGCGCGTTCCATCAATGGACGCACGAAGGTGTTTATGAAGACGTGGCCGACAAACTGATGTGCGGACGGTGTGCACAAATCAAATCCGGCGCTTGA
- a CDS encoding glycosyltransferase family 2 protein, with the protein MKVTVGIPFHNNEDTLGDAIRSVFAQTFEDWELILVDDGSTDSSLHIASAVQEPRIRVIHSKENRGLPYRLNQISRSARGQYIARMDADDIMHPRRLACQAEYLDANPDLDVVGAGTYTIDMDNAVMGKRGLEPLKTDHPSAIPGVPLIHPTVMGRARWFVDNPYDEGFLGAEDYELWCGTIGKCLIGKLQCPLHFYRENNKSPKNYLRHYLKASNYQRRAIRKYGLSHMGFSRSLSLMIQSYLKDDIYRIATILGAQRLLFRRRNLPLSQAEQELASRDLCIALNAGVPGFAATTIG; encoded by the coding sequence ATGAAAGTAACCGTCGGCATACCATTTCACAACAATGAGGATACTCTTGGCGACGCAATCCGTTCCGTCTTCGCACAGACATTTGAGGACTGGGAGCTTATCCTCGTCGACGATGGTTCGACCGATTCGTCTCTGCATATTGCAAGCGCTGTCCAAGAACCTCGCATAAGGGTCATACACAGCAAGGAAAACCGGGGACTGCCATATCGCCTGAATCAGATTTCACGGTCGGCCAGGGGTCAATATATAGCGAGAATGGACGCCGACGATATCATGCACCCAAGGCGTCTCGCTTGCCAGGCCGAGTATCTGGATGCCAATCCGGATCTGGATGTAGTGGGAGCGGGGACTTATACGATAGATATGGACAACGCTGTTATGGGCAAGCGCGGCCTGGAGCCTTTGAAAACAGACCATCCATCCGCAATCCCGGGCGTCCCCCTCATACATCCGACTGTAATGGGTCGTGCGCGCTGGTTTGTTGATAATCCCTACGATGAGGGTTTTCTGGGTGCAGAAGACTATGAGCTGTGGTGCGGCACAATCGGCAAATGCCTCATAGGCAAGCTGCAATGCCCATTGCATTTCTACCGAGAAAACAATAAAAGCCCGAAAAACTATCTCAGGCATTATCTCAAAGCGTCCAATTACCAAAGGCGGGCTATTAGAAAATACGGTCTATCTCATATGGGATTCTCGCGTTCATTATCGCTGATGATTCAGTCATATCTGAAGGACGATATATACCGAATTGCAACTATACTGGGCGCTCAACGTTTGCTCTTCAGACGGCGCAACCTGCCTCTTAGTCAAGCCGAGCAGGAACTGGCCAGTCGTGACCTGTGTATTGCCCTGAATGCCGGTGTCCCGGGGTTTGCAGCAACAACAATCGGGTAA